The Mycoplasmoides genitalium G37 genomic sequence AACTCATTACATCACCCAAACCTAAGATCCGATTGGCTATCCTTTCAGGATGAAATTGTTCCAATCCATCTAATTTTTCAGAAACACCAATTAATTTAATGGGTACTTGTAAAAGTGAAGCTAATGAAAGTGCAGCTCCTGCTCTAGCATCACTGTCTAATTTACTGATAATAAATCCAGTTAGTTTTAAACGTTTGTGGAACGTTTGAGCAACATTGATAATTTCCTGACCGCTTAATCCATCTACTACCATGATAATTTCATCAGGATTTAATTCATTTTTAACACTTACCAATTCATCCATTAATGTTTCATTTGTTTGTAATCTACCAGCGGTATCACAAATGATTGTTTGACATTTTGCAGTTTTAAAAGCACTGAGTGCTGCTTTTGTTGTTTTAGCAACTGGTTGAGTGCCTTGTGCAAAAAATACGCTGTTAGTTTGTTGTGAAAGCGTTTCAAGTTGTTCAATGGCAGCGGGTCTGTAGATGTCCAAGCCTACTAACATTGTTTTTTGCTTGTATTTCTTTTCAAGTCAATAAGCTAGTTTGCCACAAGTTGTTGTTTTACCTGATCCTTGTAAACCAACCATCATTATTTTTAAAGGTCTTTTTTCATTTAGTTCTTGGTTGGGTTGGCTTAAGATATTAATTAGTTCTGTTTTGATTGTTTTTAATAGAGACTTTTGCAAATCTTGACCAGGTTCAATGGTTTGTCCTACTGTTTTATCTCTAATTGCTTTGATGAAATTTTTAACAACAAGCAGGTTAACATCAGCATCAAGCAATGCAATTCTAATCTCTTTTAGAACTAACTCTACATCTTTCTCAGTGATCGTTTGAGCGTTAATTTTTTTTTGCATCGTGCGCATAACGATGCTTGATAACATTGCTTTGAACATGATTTTTAATTATTTATTATTAAATAATGTTTTAATAAAACAATATTGCAATATGACCCCACATATAAGTGCTAAGAAAGATGACATTAGCAAAGTTGTTTTAATGCCAGGTGATCCATTGAGAGCTAAATGGATAGCTGAGCAATTCTTAGATCAAGCTAAATTAGTCAATGAAGTGAGGGGAATGTTTGCTTATACTGGGCAGTATAAATCTAAAACAGTTACAGTAATGGGCCATGGAATGGGGATCCCTTCTATTGGAATTTATTCATATGAGTTGATGAATTTTTATGAGGTTGAAACTATCATTAGAATCGGAAGTTGTGGTGCTTTAGCACCGCAATTAAAATTAAAAGATCTTGTTATTGCTTCAAAAGCATGAAGTGAGTCTATTTATGCTAAAGACATGGGTGTTGAAATTCCAGAAGATAAGATCTTATTTGCAACAAGTTCTTTAGTGGAATTAGCAAAAGAAACTGCGATTAAGAACAAGCTTGATTTTCATGAAGGATTAGTATTTTGTGAGGATGCTTTTTATCAAACTAGAAAAGATGTAATTAGTCTTGCTAAAGAAAAAAATAGTTTAGCAGTTGAAATGGAAGCACATGCACTTTATGCTAATGCAATCCTGTTGAAGAAAAAAGCACTTACACTCTTAACAGTATCTGATTCTCTAGTAACTCATGAAGCACTTAGTTCTGAATTAAGACAAAAGTCATTTAAGCAAATGGCTTTATTAGCACTTGAAATGACTCAAAAACTAATCTAATCTATGAAATTAGAATACAACCGGATTATTGATAGCACCTTAGTCAAAGCTGATACGCTTCCCCATGAAATAGATACTTTATGTGCTGATGCTCATAAATACCAGTTTTTTGCAGTGTGTGTTAATCCTAGTTATGTTAGTTATGCTAAAAACATCTTGAAAAATACTGCAGTTCAACTCTGTTGTGTTGTTGGTTTCCCCTTAGGACAAACAACCCAAAAACAGAAGGTATATGAAGCTAAGATTGCTATTAAAGAGGGAGCGGATGAAATTGATATGGTAATGAATATTGCTGAGTTTAAAAAACGTTGTGCTTGTGTTATTACTGAAATTAGAGCTGTTAAAAAAGTGTGTGGCAAGCGTAAATTAAAAGTAATTATTGAAACTGCACTTTTAACAAATGATGAAATCAAAGATGCAGTTAATGTTTGCATTGATGGCAATGCAGATTATGTTAAAACTTCCACTGGTTTTTCTTTCCGTGGTGCATCTTTAGAAGATGTTCAGATTATGAATAATGCTGCAGCAAATTTAATTAAAATCAAAGCTTCAGGTGGGATTAAAACAGCAAAGCAATTTATAGATTTATTTCAAGCTGGAGCTAGTAGAATTGGAACTTCAAATGCGGTCCAAATAATGCAAGAATTAAAAAAAATGAACCATGAATATCATTAATTTAATTAATAAAAAACAACGCGGAAAAGCTTTAAATTTAGCTGAAATCAATTGGTTTGTTAATGCTGTTTTAAACAAAACCATTGCTGATTATCAAATTACTGCATTTTTGATGGCTATTTGGTTTAAAGGGATGAACCCAAATGAACTTTTTTTATTAACAAAAGCAATGGTGGATACTGGTGAAATTATTAAGTTTAATCACCATGGCAAGATTAGTGTTGATAAACATTCAACTGGTGGTATTGGTGATAAGGTTTCTTTAGCATTGGTTCCTATCTTAACTAGTTTAGGATTTAGTGTTGCTAAATTATCAGGAAGAGGCCTTGGTTATACTGGTGGAACAATTGATAAATTAGAAGCAGTTGGAGTTAAAACAGAATTAACTGACCAACAAGCACAAGCATGTTTAGATAAAAATGATTGTTTTATCATCGGACAAAGTAAGGACATCGCACCAGTTGATAAAGTACTTTATGGTTTAAGAGATATTACTGGAACAGTTGATAGTTTGCCTTTAATTGCATCTAGTATTATGTCTAAAAAGCTAGCAGTTATGAACGAGTATATTTTCATTGATCTTAAATATGGAAAAGGTGCCTTTTGTAAAACTAAGAAAATTGCTAACGAACTTGCAAAACTGATGCAAAGTATTGCTAAAAGTTTTAAAAGAAAGCTGTCTGTTAAATTAAGTGATATGAATCAAGTACTTGGTAAAGCTGTTGGCAATGTAATTGAAGTTAATGAAGCTGTTAACTTTCTAAAACAAGATTTAGATCAAGTAGGACAAGATTTTATTGATTTAATGCAAACAATTGTTATTAACATTCTACTTGAAACAAAACAAGCAAAAACCAAACAAAAGGCTATTGAACTTTATCAGGATGTTTTAACTAGTAAAAAAGCATGAAATCGCTTTTTATCTTTTATTGAATCTCAAGGAGGAAATGTTGAATTATTTACTCAAAAAGAAGGTTTTTTTAAACCTAAGTATAAGGCATCTATAAAAGCTGAAAAAAGTGGTATACTACATTTTACTGATCCAATTGATTTAGCTAAAATTGGGATTAATCTAGGGGCAGGTAGGATGAAGAAAACAGATCAAATTGATCCAATGGCAGGGTTATTTTTAATGAAAAAAGATAATGAGTCTGTGGCAGTTGGAGACACTGTATTAAACCTGTATAGTTCTAGTCCTATTAGCAATGAATATATCTCTGCTGCTCAAAAAACAATAATTATTAATAAATAAAAATTCCTATGAAGGTGAATTTAGAGTGGATAATTAAACAGTTACAAATGATAGTTAAAAGAGCATATACTCCCTTTTCTAACTTTAAAGTTGCATGTATGATTATTGCTAACAACCAAACTTTTTTTGGAGTTAACATTGAAAATTCTTCCTTTCCAGTAACTTTGTGTGCTGAAAGAAGCGCCATTGCTAGCATGGTTACAAGTGGTCATAGGAAAATTGATTATGTTTTTGTTTACTTCAATACTAAAAATAAGAGTAACTCACCCTGTGGAATGTGCAGACAAAACTTACTGGAATTTTCCCATCAAAAAACAAAGCTTTTTTGTATTGATAATGATAGTAGTTATAAACAATTTTCCATTGATGAATTATTAATGAATGGTTTTAAAAAGAGCTAATGGATAAACTTAGATTAGAAGTTGAAAGATGGTTAAATCATCCTAATGTTAATTGGGAGTTAAAACAACAAATTAAGGAGTTGAATGAATCAGAAATTCAAGAACTTTTTAGTTTGGAAAAACCTTTATTTGGCACTGCAGGTGTAAGAAACAAAATGGCACCAGGTTATCATGGTATGAATGTTTTTTCTTATGCCTATTTGACCCAAGGTTATGTTAAGTACATTGAATCCATCAATGAACCAAAGCGTCAACTACGGTTTTTAGTAGCACGTGATACAAGAAAAAATGGTGGTTTATTTTTAGAAACGGTTTGTGATGTAATTACATCTATGGGTCATTTGGCTTATGTGTTTGATGATAACCAGCCAGTTTCAACACCTCTAGTGTCCCATGTCATTTTTAAATATGGTTTTAGTGGAGGTATTAATATCACAGCTAGCCATAACCCTAAAGATGATAATGGTTTTAAGGTTTATGATCATACTGGTGCACAGCTTTTAGACACACAAACAAACCAATTGTTAAGTGATTTACCTTGTGTTACATCTATGCTAGATTTGGAATTACAACCAAATCCAAAGTTTGTCCATACTCTTGACAATGAAAAGGTTTATAAAAACTATTTCAGAGAGTTGAAAAAGGTGTTGGTTATTAACAACAACAATTTCAAAGACATTAAGGTAGTTTTTAGTGGGCTTAATGGGACTTCAGTTTGCTTAATGCAACGCTTTTTAAAGTACCTTGGTTATAGCAATATTATCAGTGTTGAGGAACAAAATTGGTTTGATGAGAATTTTGAAAATGCTCCTAACTTAAATCCAGAGTATAAAGATACATGGATATTAGCACAAAAATATGCTAAGAAAAATAATGCTAAGTTAATTATTATGGCAGACCCTGATGCTGATAGATTTGCAATTGCAGAGTTAAATAATAATCAATGACATTATTTTTCAGGTAATGAAACAGGAGCAATTACTGCTTACTATAAACTTAATCATAAGGTTTTTAAATCACCTTACATTGTCTCAACTTTTGTCTCAACTTATTTGGTAAATAAGATTGCTAAAAGATATGGCGCTTTTGTGCATAGAACCAATGTTGGTTTTAAGTACATTGGTCAAGCAATTAATGAGTTATCACAAACAAACGAATTAGTTGTTGGTTTTGAAGAGGCAATTGGTTTAATAACTAGTGATAAATTAAACCGCGAGAAAGATGCTTATCAAGCTGCTGCATTATTGCTTGAGATTGCTAGACATTGCAAAGAACAAAACATCACGCTTTTAGATTTTTATAAAAGAATTCTTTCTGAGTTTGGTGAATATTTCAATTTAACAATATCTCATCCCTTTAAAGCTACTGCTACTGATTGAAAAGAAGAGATTAAAGCTTTATTTAATCAACTTATAAATGCTAATTTAACTGAAGTGGCTGGTTTTAAAGTAGTTAAAGTCCATCTTGATAAACAAACAAATATCTTAGAGTTTGGTTTTGAAAATGGCTGGGTTAAATTCCGCTTTTCAGGTACTGAACCTAAATTGAAATTTTACTTTGACCTAACTAATGGCACTAGAGAGGCTCTAGAAAAGCAAGCTAAGAAAATTTATAAATTCTTTGTAAATTTACTCAAACTCAACAAAGCTTAAATTTTCTAAAGGTAAGTTAATTAATTGGGTTTTAGATGTTAATTCTATCTCTACAACTGCTTTGTTAACTGTACCTTGATAAAGTGCTTTTATCTGTCCTTGAACATGAATAGTATCAGTTAAATGTACCTCTACTAAATTACCAACACTAAATTCAAAGAGTTGTTCAACTTTATTGTCAGTATCAAGAATTTCATATTTGCCCAAAAAAGGAACTAATACTGATGGATCAAGTTTGGTTTGCTCACTTTGAATAATCGTTGCTTTTTCTTTCCATTCATCTTGTTCTTGACTATTTTGTAGTTTTTTAAAAGCTTCTTTTAGTTTTTCAGCATCAACAATTTCTGAATCTTCATCCTCTTTTGGTTTTTGAATGGCTTGTTTTTGTTTTAAGATATATTGAAATTTTTCATCAAATTTATCACTGTCCATTTCAATAATGGCAGTATTTGTTAGCATAATTCGTTTGCTAGGATTGATTGATATCCCTTTAAGCATTTGTTCTAAATTATTAGCATCTTTTTCATCTAAAGGGATAGGTAAAGCACCCCTGCCAGAAGAACCTACTATGCCAGTGATCCCAGGGAAGTTACGAACAATTCTTCAAGCATCTTCACTATAAATCATCTTTATGTAGATGTATCTACCAAGGAGATTTTTTTCACTAATTTTTACCCTAAGATAACGGTAATCATCAAGAACAAACCATTTGTTAAAAGTAGTGTTCTTTAAGGAACGAGGAAGTTTTCCTGATTTTAATGAATAAACTTCTTCATGAACTTCCCTTTCTTTTAGAACTTTAACATCAACAATCTCATGATTAAATCCTAAAGCTTGAATTTTAGCTTTTAGATTTTTTACAACAGCTTCATCTTTAATACTAACAGGAGCTACATACCACTTTGGTGTTAATTCACTAGCTTGCATAAATTAATTTTTAAATATTCCCAACGTAATTAACAATTGATTGATACCAAAAAAGATTCCTACCATCAGTCCACTAACTAGCAAAATTAAAAGAAAAATTATGATAAGTTGTCTACCTTTTACTCAAACAATTTTGTTGATCTCTTTATCAACTCCAAATCATAAATTAACAATTCGTTTTTTAAAAGGAAGCTTGGGTTTCTTTTCCTTTGCTAAACTTTCATGCTTTTCTTTTTCTTTAGTTCTTTCCTTATCTTTACTTTTCTTGGCTTCTGTTCTAAGTTTGAGCTGTTTATGTAACTCATGAATTGAAGCATCATCATAAGCAGTTAGCTTTTCCTTCTTTTTAAAGCTAAAAGGCAGTTTTTTTTCCATGGCTTTTTAAAAAGAATCTAGATGCTTAGTTTTTTGATTGCACTGCTTGCAGTACTTGTTGATGATAAGTCGCTGCAAAGGTTGTTTTGTTCACCGTTTTACATAGTTACGACTTAAACAGTCTTGACAGACAAAAATAATCTTTTTGCGCAACTTCAGTAGCAAATTATAAATTATCTGCTTGTTTTACTAATTTAATCTTTTGATAGCAATAGAGCTGTAAAAGGCCAAAGGGTAAAAAACAAGATCAGTGTAGAATTTTTTTGAATTTAGGTTCAATATTTTCACATGCAGTATTAATTGTTTTTCAAATCATTATGCTGATAACTAACTGGATGATCATAAAACAGATAGCAAAAACTCCTAAAACAATTAAAACTGCTCGTAAATTAAAAAAAATAGGATCACTTCTAATTGCACTTAAACTAGCTTTTCTAATTAAATCAAAGATGATACCAATCCCTACTAAAGAGATAATACAAACTAAAAAAAAGATACTAATTAACAAAAGAATCTCATTAAGGTTATGGAGTTTTTTAAATACTTTCATGGAAAAGTGTATAGAGCATACTTGATTTTAAATGCATTTTTTTAGCTAAATAATTGCATGCATCTTTTAACTTAACACCAATATCCATTAACTTCTTTATTTCATATACTAAGTATTGATTGGAAGATAATGTTTGGTGATTAATATTTTGATTATCAATAACAATTACAAATTCTCCTTTTAAAGTGATGTCAGGTAAAGTGTTTTCACTGGTGTTAAATCAATAATGTGATTCATGTAACTTAGTTAATTCTCTTCCTATAAAAACGTCATTGTTTTTAAAAACATTTTTCACAGTTTCTAAAGTATTTTCTAACCTATGCACTGCTTCAAAAAAAACGATAGTGCTTTTCTGATTTTGATAGGTACTTAAATAATTTTTGAGCTGATTTTGTTTGTGACTTAAAAAACCTAAAAACAAAAGTGGTGTTGTTTTAAAACCACTAGTGATCAATCCACACATTAATGCACTAGGACCATTAATAACTTCGATTCTTATCTCCTTATTTTTTGATATGATCCAATTAATCATTTCATTACCAGGATCAGATAAACTAGGATAACCTGCATCACTAACAAGACAACACTTAAAGTTAGTTATAAATTCCTCAGCAAAAGTTAAATTCTGTTTTTCTTTAAAACTGTTGTTAATAACAAACTTTTTTTGCTTGCAATCAATGTTGAGTAAATCCAGCATTTTTCTTGTTACTCTACTATCTTCACAGAATAACACTTCACAATCTTGTAACGCTTTTTTAGCTCTTTCACTTATCTCTTGAATATTACCAATTGGTGTAGCAACTACTTTAAGTGTTTTCATACATCTTGAAAAGTTAGATTTAATAAGTTAAGTTTTTTAAATAGTTGCTTGTGGTTAAAATAAGGTAAATTAAGATTATTGCATAAAAGTAATCGCTTTTTCTTATCATTTAACTTTAAGCTTAAATACTGATCTCATAATATGCTTTGATTAGCATTTTTTGTGATTGCAACACGATTATTTAAAGCAGCAATTAAAGCACTAGTTTCCATTTCAGCAATACCAGCTTTTTTAGCGTTTTTTAACCTTGCATTCATATCAACATAACAGTTGTAATAGTTTGTTAGATGTTGTTCTAATTTACTTCTAATCTTTTTGCCTTGTTGATCTGGATCTAATAACAAGATAACAGTTTGCTTTTCACTGATTTTTTTAATTAGGTTAATAGTTTCTTTTTTTAAAGCTGAACCATTTGTTGTAATTACATCTACATCAAAAATTTGCTGTAATTTAGCTTGGTCAGTTTTACCCTCACAAACAATTACCCCATCAATTTTTATACGTGCTTTTTGATCCATTCAATGTGACGTTCATATATTGCAGAAACTGATAAGCTGTTAGCGTAACACAGAACAACCTCTTCATATAAAGATGCTAGATCAACTACTTCAAACTGCTTTACAGCTTTAAACTTATATTGAGGAATAGAGTTTGATACAAACAAGAAATCAATTAGTTTTTGATCAAATGCTTCCATAAACTTTTGTTCTGCATCATTGTTAAACAAACCATGAGTTGCCATTACACACACTTTTTTAGCTTGTTCTTTTTGTAATAGCTTGGCTGCTGCAATTACTGTACCACCAGTATCTATCATGTCATCAACTATTAAACAGTTTTTATTTTTCACTTCACCTAAAACATTAATTGATTCAGCAACATTATGAGATGGTCTTCTTTTATCAATAATGGCTAATGGTAGTTCTAGTGTATTTGCAATTAACCTTGCTCTTTTAACCCCACCATAATCAGGGGAAACAACCACCAAGTCTTTTTTACCAAGTAGTTCTATAACTCTAAAAAGAAAGATGTGATAAGTTCTTAAAGAATCAACGGGAATATCAAAAAAACCTTGGGTTTGATCACTATGAATGTCAGTTAGAACAACCCTGTTAGCACCTGCTTTTGTTAACATATCAGCAATCAATTTACTGGTAATTGGTTCTCTTCCTTTTGTTTTTCTATCTTGTCTTGCATATCCATAATAGGGTAGAATGGCAGTAATACTTTTAGCACTACCTCTTTTCAATGCATCAATAGCAATTAAAAGTTCCATTAAGCTATCGTTAACATTAGGACAGGTTGATTGAAAAATATAGATATCTTTGTTACGAACTGATTCATCAAAACGGATATAAGTTTCACCATCAGCAAAGTGTTCGCAAACCATTTTGCCCTCTGAAATATTTAGTTTTTTGCAGATATTTTCAACCAGTGTTTTGCTTTTAGATAAACTAAAAATAACGTGCTTTTTATTATCGATACTCAGCTTCAAGCTCGCGTCGGATTGTTTTCTTTTTAATAGTTTCACGTTTGTCAAATTTCTTTTTAGGTTTTGCCAATCAAATTTCCACTTTAATTTTGCCATTTCTAAAGAATACTTTACTTGGGATTACAGATAAAGATTGTTGTTGTTTTTTATTGATAATTTGTTTAATTTCATGTTTATTTAATAAAAGTTTCTTAATTCTATCTGAAGCGTGATTTAATGGACCTGCAAAACTATAAGGTGGAATAGTGAACTGTTCTAAAAAAAGCTCATTGTTTTTAACAAAAACATAAGCTTCTTTTAAACTACCTTGACCTAAACTTAAAGCTTTAACTTCACTTCCTTTTAAAACTATTCCAGCACAATAAGATTCCATTAAATGATAGTCATATTTAGCCTTAGGATTGTTAACAAGAATTAACATTTATCAATGAAATTATCTGTAATTATACCTACTTACAATTGTGCATCATTTATTGAAAAAGCAATTAATTCAATTGTTAAAAATAGACCTAATGATTTGGAAATAGAAGTTTTAATTATTGATGATGGATCAATTGACAATACTAACAAAGTTATTAAGAAAATTCAAGACCAAATTAATAATTTAACTTTGCAGTATTTTTACAAAAGTAATGGTAACTGGGGTAGTGTTATTAATTATGTTAGAAACAATAAACTAGCAAAAGGGGAATGAGTAACAGTATTGGATAGTGATGACATTTTTTCAAAAAAAACAATTTCTATTTTTCAAAAATATGCCCAAAAACAAAGATATGATGCGATTATTTTTGACTACTATAAATGCTGAAAAAAGTTTTTGTGAAAAATTCCTACCTATGCAAGGTTTAGAAAAGAAATTAAAGGTGAATTGAAAAAACAAACACCTTTTTGTATTCCCTTAGCTAAGTTTTTTAAAAATGAGGTTTTCTATCAACTTCCTAAACTAAGAGAAAATGTTGGTTTTCAAGACGCTATTTATACGATGCATGCATTACAAATTGCAAATAATGTTTTCCATGTTTCTAAAGCTGGAGGATATTACTTTTTTAAAAGGGTAGGTAACTCTATGAGTATCCCTTGACACAGTTCTAGGTTTGATATTGAAGTACAAATCTGCAAGGATCTGATTGAAAATAATGCGCAAGAGATCGCTTTAGTGCATTTACTTCGTTTAAAATTTCGTAATTTAGTTGATGATAAAAAGATTAAATTTACAGTTAAAAGAGACTTTTGTTTTAGTGGTTTTAGTTGGTATAGTAGGTTAATTTTATCT encodes the following:
- the deoC gene encoding deoxyribose-phosphate aldolase, producing MKLEYNRIIDSTLVKADTLPHEIDTLCADAHKYQFFAVCVNPSYVSYAKNILKNTAVQLCCVVGFPLGQTTQKQKVYEAKIAIKEGADEIDMVMNIAEFKKRCACVITEIRAVKKVCGKRKLKVIIETALLTNDEIKDAVNVCIDGNADYVKTSTGFSFRGASLEDVQIMNNAAANLIKIKASGGIKTAKQFIDLFQAGASRIGTSNAVQIMQELKKMNHEYH
- the secE gene encoding preprotein translocase subunit SecE — translated: MEKKLPFSFKKKEKLTAYDDASIHELHKQLKLRTEAKKSKDKERTKEKEKHESLAKEKKPKLPFKKRIVNLWFGVDKEINKIVWVKGRQLIIIFLLILLVSGLMVGIFFGINQLLITLGIFKN
- a CDS encoding glycosyltransferase family 2 protein — its product is MKLSVIIPTYNCASFIEKAINSIVKNRPNDLEIEVLIIDDGSIDNTNKVIKKIQDQINNLTLQYFYKSNGNWGSVINYVRNNKLAKGEWVTVLDSDDIFSKKTISIFQKYAQKQRYDAIIFDYYKCWKKFLWKIPTYARFRKEIKGELKKQTPFCIPLAKFFKNEVFYQLPKLRENVGFQDAIYTMHALQIANNVFHVSKAGGYYFFKRVGNSMSIPWHSSRFDIEVQICKDLIENNAQEIALVHLLRLKFRNLVDDKKIKFTVKRDFCFSGFSWYSRLILSLMYNFWLKRYFNSSE
- the ffh gene encoding signal recognition particle protein, whose translation is MFKAMLSSIVMRTMQKKINAQTITEKDVELVLKEIRIALLDADVNLLVVKNFIKAIRDKTVGQTIEPGQDLQKSLLKTIKTELINILSQPNQELNEKRPLKIMMVGLQGSGKTTTCGKLAYWLEKKYKQKTMLVGLDIYRPAAIEQLETLSQQTNSVFFAQGTQPVAKTTKAALSAFKTAKCQTIICDTAGRLQTNETLMDELVSVKNELNPDEIIMVVDGLSGQEIINVAQTFHKRLKLTGFIISKLDSDARAGAALSLASLLQVPIKLIGVSEKLDGLEQFHPERIANRILGLGDVMSLVEKAEQVFDKKDLTKTISKMFLGKMDLEDLLIYMQQMHKMGSVSSLIKMLPANFSVSEENAELIENKIELWKVLINSMTREERRHPKLINRDPNRKQRIIKGSGRKMDELNKLMKEWNKMQLKATEMGKLLKTGSNPFGGFGQFF
- a CDS encoding phospho-sugar mutase; this encodes MDKLRLEVERWLNHPNVNWELKQQIKELNESEIQELFSLEKPLFGTAGVRNKMAPGYHGMNVFSYAYLTQGYVKYIESINEPKRQLRFLVARDTRKNGGLFLETVCDVITSMGHLAYVFDDNQPVSTPLVSHVIFKYGFSGGINITASHNPKDDNGFKVYDHTGAQLLDTQTNQLLSDLPCVTSMLDLELQPNPKFVHTLDNEKVYKNYFRELKKVLVINNNNFKDIKVVFSGLNGTSVCLMQRFLKYLGYSNIISVEEQNWFDENFENAPNLNPEYKDTWILAQKYAKKNNAKLIIMADPDADRFAIAELNNNQWHYFSGNETGAITAYYKLNHKVFKSPYIVSTFVSTYLVNKIAKRYGAFVHRTNVGFKYIGQAINELSQTNELVVGFEEAIGLITSDKLNREKDAYQAAALLLEIARHCKEQNITLLDFYKRILSEFGEYFNLTISHPFKATATDWKEEIKALFNQLINANLTEVAGFKVVKVHLDKQTNILEFGFENGWVKFRFSGTEPKLKFYFDLTNGTREALEKQAKKIYKFFVNLLKLNKA
- the rnmV gene encoding ribonuclease M5 yields the protein MDQKARIKIDGVIVCEGKTDQAKLQQIFDVDVITTNGSALKKETINLIKKISEKQTVILLLDPDQQGKKIRSKLEQHLTNYYNCYVDMNARLKNAKKAGIAEMETSALIAALNNRVAITKNANQSILWDQYLSLKLNDKKKRLLLCNNLNLPYFNHKQLFKKLNLLNLTFQDVWKHLK
- a CDS encoding ribose-phosphate diphosphokinase; the protein is MKLSIDNKKHVIFSLSKSKTLVENICKKLNISEGKMVCEHFADGETYIRFDESVRNKDIYIFQSTCPNVNDSLMELLIAIDALKRGSAKSITAILPYYGYARQDRKTKGREPITSKLIADMLTKAGANRVVLTDIHSDQTQGFFDIPVDSLRTYHIFLFRVIELLGKKDLVVVSPDYGGVKRARLIANTLELPLAIIDKRRPSHNVAESINVLGEVKNKNCLIVDDMIDTGGTVIAAAKLLQKEQAKKVCVMATHGLFNNDAEQKFMEAFDQKLIDFLFVSNSIPQYKFKAVKQFEVVDLASLYEEVVLCYANSLSVSAIYERHIEWIKKHV
- the nusG gene encoding transcription termination/antitermination protein NusG, with protein sequence MQASELTPKWYVAPVSIKDEAVVKNLKAKIQALGFNHEIVDVKVLKEREVHEEVYSLKSGKLPRSLKNTTFNKWFVLDDYRYLRVKISEKNLLGRYIYIKMIYSEDAWRIVRNFPGITGIVGSSGRGALPIPLDEKDANNLEQMLKGISINPSKRIMLTNTAIIEMDSDKFDEKFQYILKQKQAIQKPKEDEDSEIVDAEKLKEAFKKLQNSQEQDEWKEKATIIQSEQTKLDPSVLVPFLGKYEILDTDNKVEQLFEFSVGNLVEVHLTDTIHVQGQIKALYQGTVNKAVVEIELTSKTQLINLPLENLSFVEFE
- a CDS encoding thymidine phosphorylase, with protein sequence MNIINLINKKQRGKALNLAEINWFVNAVLNKTIADYQITAFLMAIWFKGMNPNELFLLTKAMVDTGEIIKFNHHGKISVDKHSTGGIGDKVSLALVPILTSLGFSVAKLSGRGLGYTGGTIDKLEAVGVKTELTDQQAQACLDKNDCFIIGQSKDIAPVDKVLYGLRDITGTVDSLPLIASSIMSKKLAVMNEYIFIDLKYGKGAFCKTKKIANELAKLMQSIAKSFKRKLSVKLSDMNQVLGKAVGNVIEVNEAVNFLKQDLDQVGQDFIDLMQTIVINILLETKQAKTKQKAIELYQDVLTSKKAWNRFLSFIESQGGNVELFTQKEGFFKPKYKASIKAEKSGILHFTDPIDLAKIGINLGAGRMKKTDQIDPMAGLFLMKKDNESVAVGDTVLNLYSSSPISNEYISAAQKTIIINK
- the deoD gene encoding purine-nucleoside phosphorylase, whose protein sequence is MTPHISAKKDDISKVVLMPGDPLRAKWIAEQFLDQAKLVNEVRGMFAYTGQYKSKTVTVMGHGMGIPSIGIYSYELMNFYEVETIIRIGSCGALAPQLKLKDLVIASKAWSESIYAKDMGVEIPEDKILFATSSLVELAKETAIKNKLDFHEGLVFCEDAFYQTRKDVISLAKEKNSLAVEMEAHALYANAILLKKKALTLLTVSDSLVTHEALSSELRQKSFKQMALLALEMTQKLI
- the rpmG gene encoding 50S ribosomal protein L33, yielding MRKKIIFVCQDCLSRNYVKRWTKQPLQRLIINKYCKQCNQKTKHLDSF
- the smpB gene encoding SsrA-binding protein — protein: MLILVNNPKAKYDYHLMESYCAGIVLKGSEVKALSLGQGSLKEAYVFVKNNELFLEQFTIPPYSFAGPLNHASDRIKKLLLNKHEIKQIINKKQQQSLSVIPSKVFFRNGKIKVEIWLAKPKKKFDKRETIKKKTIRRELEAEYR
- a CDS encoding MPN070 family protein translates to MKVFKKLHNLNEILLLISIFFLVCIISLVGIGIIFDLIRKASLSAIRSDPIFFNLRAVLIVLGVFAICFMIIQLVISIMIWKTINTACENIEPKFKKILHWSCFLPFGLLQLYCYQKIKLVKQADNL
- the cdd gene encoding cytidine deaminase is translated as MKVNLEWIIKQLQMIVKRAYTPFSNFKVACMIIANNQTFFGVNIENSSFPVTLCAERSAIASMVTSGHRKIDYVFVYFNTKNKSNSPCGMCRQNLLEFSHQKTKLFCIDNDSSYKQFSIDELLMNGFKKS
- the rsmI gene encoding 16S rRNA (cytidine(1402)-2'-O)-methyltransferase, coding for MKTLKVVATPIGNIQEISERAKKALQDCEVLFCEDSRVTRKMLDLLNIDCKQKKFVINNSFKEKQNLTFAEEFITNFKCCLVSDAGYPSLSDPGNEMINWIISKNKEIRIEVINGPSALMCGLITSGFKTTPLLFLGFLSHKQNQLKNYLSTYQNQKSTIVFFEAVHRLENTLETVKNVFKNNDVFIGRELTKLHESHYWFNTSENTLPDITLKGEFVIVIDNQNINHQTLSSNQYLVYEIKKLMDIGVKLKDACNYLAKKMHLKSSMLYTLFHESI